The proteins below come from a single Roseiflexus sp. RS-1 genomic window:
- a CDS encoding polyphosphate kinase 2 family protein, giving the protein MHYAHTVIPGTQVRLRDIDPDASGGLTKDEGRERFASFNATLDAMQEELYAAGVHALLLILQGMDTAGKDGAIRNVMHNLNPQGCRVESFKVPTEEELAHDFLWRVHKVVPRKGMVGVFNRSHYEDVLVVRVHSLVPEHVWRARYDQINAFERLLTDTGTIIVKCFLHISKDEQEKRLLAREQDVTKAWKLSAGDWRERERWDEYMAAYEEALTRCSTEYAPWYIIPANRKWYRDLAISEVLVETLRPYRDDWQRALDAMSQARLAELKAFRHQQTAGATRL; this is encoded by the coding sequence AGGTGCGCCTGCGCGACATCGATCCCGATGCCAGCGGCGGGCTGACGAAGGACGAGGGGCGGGAGCGATTCGCCAGCTTCAACGCCACCCTTGACGCCATGCAGGAAGAACTGTACGCTGCTGGCGTCCACGCGCTGCTCCTCATTCTGCAGGGAATGGATACGGCTGGCAAGGATGGCGCTATTCGGAACGTTATGCACAACCTCAACCCACAGGGGTGTCGGGTCGAGTCGTTCAAGGTTCCTACTGAAGAAGAACTCGCCCACGATTTCCTGTGGCGCGTGCATAAAGTCGTGCCACGCAAAGGGATGGTCGGCGTCTTCAATCGTTCGCACTATGAAGATGTTCTGGTTGTGCGCGTCCATTCGCTCGTTCCCGAGCACGTCTGGCGCGCGCGCTACGATCAGATCAATGCGTTCGAACGCCTGTTGACCGACACCGGCACGATTATCGTCAAATGTTTTTTGCACATCAGCAAAGACGAGCAGGAAAAGCGGTTGCTGGCGCGGGAGCAGGACGTAACAAAAGCCTGGAAACTCTCGGCTGGCGACTGGCGTGAGCGGGAACGCTGGGACGAGTACATGGCGGCGTATGAAGAGGCGCTGACCCGCTGTAGTACGGAGTATGCGCCATGGTATATTATTCCGGCGAACCGGAAATGGTACCGCGACCTGGCGATCAGCGAGGTGCTGGTTGAAACCCTGCGACCTTACCGCGACGACTGGCAACGCGCCCTCGACGCGATGAGTCAGGCGCGACTCGCCGAATTGAAGGCGTTCCGTCACCAACAGACTGCCGGTGCAACCCGCCTATGA